A region from the uncultured Macellibacteroides sp. genome encodes:
- a CDS encoding ATP-binding protein translates to MKKIKTNESQYASTLIEANLDPVVTIDFNGKITDMNEAKVTITGVDRDKLIGSSFYDYFTDIKKAKEFYRLLFANGSVKDFPLTFCSKIKKLNDVLLNGSVYKDSNESVLGAVLVARDIEGQRWATELQNANKKLAFQIEEKEKRAAELRIADKELVIQNAEKERRETATKELEAIGYSLKLASQYARSLIEASLDPLFTINLQGKITDLNNASVKVTGVSREHIIGTDFFDYFTEPEKAKEVYQDVFANGFVTDFPLTIRDGKLTDVLFNGSIYKDDRGNMQGVVVVARDITDQKKIETQLNEAIVFAEMATQIAEMAKSKAETSTLIAETAVKAKQQFLSNMSHEIRTPMNAIIGFTKVLLKSDLTAKQKEYLSAIKMSGDALIVLINDILDLAKVDAGKMVFEKIPFKMRLSISAMLHLFETKIQEKNLKLVVDYDKTIPEVLLGDPVRLHQIILNLLSNAVKFTAKGKIYVSIRLLSNNTDNAEVLFSIKDTGIGIPDEKMVKIFENFQQASSGTSRLYGGTGLGLAIVKQLVESQGGSIQVASKVNEGSTFSFTLRFQKTDEETSEEIIDEKFDDEIKNLKVLVVEDIPLNQLLMKTLLDDFGFERDIADNGKIAIEKLKTKDFDIILMDLQMPEMNGFEATDYIRNVMHSNIPIIALTADVTTVDLAKCKAVGMNDYIAKPVDERILYSKIIGLIKRRAMVDNNSKKEKVASEEKVIRCTDLGYLNTRTKSNPALMMEMISLYLEQTPMLICVMKKSMEEKDWNSLHSAVHKMIPSFAIMGINADFENMARKVQEYAGAMQQSDVIQEMVLQLGNICNQACKELQEEYNLIKSKK, encoded by the coding sequence ATGAAAAAAATAAAAACAAATGAATCACAGTACGCCAGCACATTAATAGAGGCCAACCTTGATCCGGTGGTTACCATTGATTTCAATGGGAAAATAACGGATATGAATGAGGCAAAAGTAACAATTACGGGTGTAGACCGGGATAAACTGATTGGCTCCAGTTTCTATGACTATTTTACAGATATTAAAAAAGCAAAAGAATTTTACAGACTATTGTTTGCAAATGGTTCTGTGAAAGATTTTCCACTAACATTTTGCAGCAAAATCAAGAAGTTGAACGATGTACTCTTAAACGGTTCTGTTTATAAAGATAGCAACGAAAGTGTACTTGGAGCTGTATTGGTAGCAAGAGATATTGAAGGACAAAGATGGGCCACTGAATTGCAAAATGCAAACAAAAAACTGGCTTTTCAGATTGAAGAAAAAGAAAAACGTGCTGCCGAATTAAGAATAGCCGACAAGGAACTGGTAATCCAAAATGCAGAGAAAGAAAGACGTGAAACGGCAACTAAGGAGCTTGAAGCAATTGGCTATTCATTGAAATTAGCTTCGCAATACGCCCGAAGTCTTATTGAAGCTAGCCTTGATCCATTATTTACAATTAATCTGCAAGGTAAAATCACCGATTTGAATAATGCATCAGTAAAAGTTACTGGCGTAAGTCGCGAGCATATTATTGGAACAGATTTTTTCGATTATTTCACTGAGCCGGAAAAGGCAAAAGAAGTTTATCAGGATGTGTTTGCCAATGGTTTTGTAACTGATTTTCCGCTGACCATACGGGATGGGAAGCTTACCGATGTTTTATTCAACGGGTCAATCTACAAAGATGACAGAGGTAATATGCAGGGAGTGGTAGTGGTTGCCCGCGATATTACGGATCAAAAGAAAATAGAAACTCAATTAAATGAAGCCATCGTGTTTGCAGAAATGGCCACCCAAATTGCCGAAATGGCTAAGAGTAAAGCCGAAACATCCACGTTGATAGCCGAAACAGCTGTAAAAGCAAAACAACAGTTTCTATCCAACATGAGTCATGAGATACGGACGCCAATGAATGCCATTATCGGATTTACAAAGGTATTGCTCAAATCAGATTTAACGGCTAAGCAAAAAGAATATCTGTCTGCCATAAAAATGAGTGGCGATGCTTTAATTGTACTTATTAACGACATACTCGATTTAGCCAAAGTAGACGCAGGTAAAATGGTGTTTGAAAAAATTCCGTTTAAAATGAGGTTATCAATATCGGCTATGCTCCATCTGTTTGAAACTAAAATTCAGGAAAAGAATTTGAAACTGGTAGTCGATTACGATAAAACAATTCCCGAAGTATTGCTGGGGGATCCGGTTCGCTTGCATCAGATTATTTTAAATCTGTTGAGCAACGCTGTAAAGTTTACAGCAAAAGGAAAAATATATGTAAGCATACGCTTGCTATCAAACAATACCGACAATGCAGAAGTTCTATTTTCAATAAAAGATACCGGAATTGGAATTCCTGATGAAAAAATGGTAAAGATATTCGAGAACTTCCAACAAGCTTCAAGTGGTACATCCCGCTTGTATGGGGGAACAGGACTGGGGCTTGCCATAGTCAAGCAATTGGTGGAATCTCAAGGTGGATCCATACAGGTTGCTAGTAAAGTAAATGAAGGTTCAACGTTTAGTTTTACTCTGCGTTTTCAGAAAACAGACGAAGAAACTTCCGAAGAAATAATCGATGAAAAATTCGATGATGAAATTAAAAATCTTAAAGTGTTGGTGGTCGAAGATATTCCGCTCAATCAATTATTAATGAAAACATTATTGGATGATTTTGGTTTTGAACGCGATATTGCCGATAATGGGAAAATAGCCATAGAGAAACTTAAGACAAAAGACTTCGATATCATTCTTATGGATTTACAAATGCCTGAAATGAACGGCTTCGAAGCCACAGATTATATCCGCAACGTAATGCATTCGAACATTCCCATTATCGCCTTAACTGCCGACGTTACCACGGTAGATTTAGCTAAATGTAAAGCGGTAGGAATGAACGATTACATAGCAAAACCTGTTGACGAAAGAATACTCTATTCTAAAATAATAGGACTAATTAAGAGAAGAGCGATGGTAGATAACAATAGCAAAAAAGAGAAAGTAGCCAGCGAAGAGAAAGTAATACGATGTACTGATTTGGGTTACCTAAATACCAGAACCAAATCAAATCCAGCGTTGATGATGGAAATGATTTCTCTTTATCTTGAGCAAACACCTATGCTTATCTGTGTCATGAAAAAAAGTATGGAAGAAAAAGACTGGAACAGTTTACATTCGGCAGTACACAAAATGATTCCTTCATTCGCTATCATGGGTATTAATGCTGATTTTGAAAATATGGCCAGAAAGGTACAAGAATATGCAGGGGCAATGCAACAGTCGGATGTTATTCAGGAGATGGTTTTACAACTTGGTAACATTTGCAATCAGGCTTGCAAAGAATTACAAGAAGAATATAATCTGATAAAAAGTAAAAAATGA